In Anticarsia gemmatalis isolate Benzon Research Colony breed Stoneville strain chromosome 4, ilAntGemm2 primary, whole genome shotgun sequence, one DNA window encodes the following:
- the LOC142972576 gene encoding dynein axonemal intermediate chain 4, which produces MEASSEAHAVKSAKSMIGDQSSFFYSTIEGLGESQVKLKAAPSLLEKRKMFKVVVDHEDLTPDDITDPDFASMDPMAGHAAFETRSRSRDETQIKLSISTSAGAATESTTMKVYATTINLDDIHIDYTLNTEEGILDADAVLDQAPSAFYLPKMIPVTSYPKEIFVILKESQTQFLFGLPSISYEKGTPEANIVEDENTYYEYITVGKGRNRKMVHEETQTKASITQTRHTMATRPQKKNAIVFASMWDMHDTYARLARAKEVEEEDEMVLYQSAAPAMLRKKKKKTAAVEKKGGKTFDEIVSTPEFLDAVLLTERVLASLEYGDAQKKFRGLIQMDPLSLDLVYIYTLKPLWTFECADTANRPITSISFNAKNPNILAVGHGKFAYAEQCQGMICVWCTKNPCKPERLYRFKCPVTSVSFSEKNPNWLACGFWNGDVMILDITSYAIKTMATSHRDTNPCFEPMWVTNWRALDRDIEYVMTTCEDGRINRFTSTKTHEFLCTPMMRVSTVEGKLKGLETAKTCLKMDVPITRYPGVLCMMWHPSISHIYYVGTDEGCIHKCSTHYLNQHIDVFRAHAGPVYGIELSPFNKHLFVSCGADNAVRLWIEGMDDMIMTLLCPAAVYGVAFCPVNATILISVSGNVLSVWDLRRKTHIPCAEYTFSTGVVLTYISFSPSGDNVFVGDTQGRIHTFHMEDTPIPPYYQRLMLDDAIRKALCTRPQMLKQLDKLDKMRP; this is translated from the coding sequence atggAAGCAAGCTCGGAGGCTCACGCTGTTAAATCTGCGAAGTCCATGATAGGCGACCAGAGTTCCTTCTTTTATTCAACCATAGAAGGTCTAGGAGAGTCTCAAGTTAAACTCAAGGCTGCTCCCTCCTTACTCGAGAAGAGGAAAATGTTTAAAGTGGTAGTCGATCACGAAGATCTCACGCCGGATGACATCACAGACCCGGATTTTGCATCCATGGATCCTATGGCTGGACATGCTGCCTTTGAAACGAGGTCACGAAGCAGAGACGAAACTCAAATCAAATTAAGCATATCAACGTCAGCAGGCGCGGCAACCGAGAGCACCACTATGAAAGTATACGCGACCACCATCAACCTTGACGACATACATATCGATTATACACTCAATACGGAAGAGGGCATTCTGGACGCCGACGCCGTGTTAGACCAAGCACCGTCCgcattttatttaccaaaaatgaTTCCCGTCACGTCTTATCcaaaagaaatatttgtaatacttaAAGAAAGCCAAACTCAGTTTTTGTTTGGATTACCGAGTATTTCCTACGAGAAAGGAACGCCTGAGGCGAATATCGTAGAAGATGAAAATACGTACTATGAATACATCACGGTGGGAAAGGGAAGAAATAGAAAAATGGTTCACGAAGAGACTCAAACTAAGGCAAGTATCACACAGACTAGACATACGATGGCGACTAGACCTCAGAAGAAGAATGCCATCGTGTTTGCGTCCATGTGGGACATGCACGACACTTACGCGCGACTCGCCAGAGCTAAAGAGGTCGAGGAAGAAGATGAAATGGTCTTGTATCAATCAGCAGCGCCTGCTATGTTAcgaaagaaaaagaagaaaactgCAGCTGTCGAAAAGAAAGGAGGCAAaacttttgatgaaattgtgTCTACGCCAGAGTTTTTGGATGCTGTACTACTTACAGAGCGTGTCTTAGCGTCCTTAGAGTATGGTGATGCTCAGAAAAAGTTTAGAGGACTTATACAGATGGATCCACTGTCGCTAGATTTGGTATATATTTACACACTGAAACCGCTTTGGACCTTTGAATGCGCAGATACCGCGAACAGGCCAATTACGAGCATATCGTTTAATGCTAAAAATCCGAACATTTTAGCGGTCGGCCATGGGAAATTTGCTTATGCCGAGCAATGCCAGGGCATGATCTGCGTTTGGTGTACAAAAAATCCGTGTAAACCGGAGAGACTGTATCGCTTCAAATGTCCAGTGACTTCGGTATCTTTCTCTGAGAAAAATCCCAATTGGTTGGCGTGCGGTTTTTGGAATGGAGACGTTATGATCTTAGATATAACGTCCTACGCCATAAAAACAATGGCAACAAGTCACCGTGACACGAATCCGTGCTTTGAACCCATGTGGGTAACAAACTGGCGTGCTTTGGACAGAGATATCGAATATGTAATGACTACATGCGAAGACGGGAGGATAAACAGATTCACTAGCACTAAAACACACGAGTTTTTGTGTACGCCGATGATGCGGGTCTCTACCGTGGAAGGGAAATTGAAAGGGTTGGAGACGGCTAAGACATGTTTGAAGATGGACGTACCTATTACCAGATATCCTGGCGTGTTGTGCATGATGTGGCATCCAAGCATCAGTCATATATACTACGTGGGGACAGACGAGGGATGTATTCACAAATGTTCCACGCACTATTTGAACCAACATATAGACGTGTTTCGCGCGCACGCTGGTCCTGTCTACGGCATAGAGCTATCTCCGTTCAACAAGCATTTGTTTGTGTCGTGCGGAGCTGACAATGCTGTCCGACTATGGATCGAAGGTATGGACGACATGATAATGACGTTACTATGTCCAGCAGCTGTATACGGAGTAGCTTTTTGCCCCGTTAATGCTACTATATTAATATCTGTGAGTGGGAATGTTTTATCCGTATGGGATTTGCGTCGTAAAACCCATATACCGTGTGCGGAGTATACGTTTTCCACTGGTGTAGTACTAACGTATATTAGTTTTTCTCCGTCGGGCGACAATGTGTTCGTTGGGGACACGCAGGGAAGGATTCATACGTTCCACATGGAGGATACGCCGATACCGCCTTATTACCAGCGTTTGATGTTAGACGATGCGATTAGGAAGGCGCTATGTACGCGCCCGCAAATGTTGAAGCAACTCGACAAGCTGGATAAAATGAGACCTTGA
- the Rbsn-5 gene encoding rabenosyn-5: MATANDEEILEGFLCPICKADLKSASQLTSHFESLHQEEQDVLRSLKEIFGKAKKIILNNEDSDLKETFDRALKFSYQEHYYLDEEQTVGVSRSSTDYLKGVRSARLERYATETNKLLIRLDKLVCNMPAEPAQRKLHEQEVVPWLDGSSVKLCPNCAKTFNLTRRKHHCRLCGSILCHDCSMFLDINVARTIVDPSAPQTSSPPEHEITEKNGLRLCEHCFNLIELRKQVQDTRNAKTILMTAYEQMRSLMDQARPAVAMYEKMCQSLFDGETTYNLTDVNAMRGRIGKLAEGIDLLSKQIATFPTEPGTRQARLQNAIRQAAAHYIKEDLLSLRKLPTEAQIEEVRRQRYERAEKQIALERSRMAREAERRDQLAGPSVTRVEHSRVDDDDNPLLEQMNIIRGYIKEARKELKFEEVAILEANLKELKKEYHLQKLSQP; the protein is encoded by the exons ATGGCTACCGCTAACGACGAGGAGATACTGGAGGGTTTCCTCTGTCCAATATGTAAAGCAGACTTGAAATCTGCTTCACAACTTACGAGTCACTTCGAGAGCTTACACCAAGAAGAACAGGATGTGCTGAGAtctttgaaagaaatatttggtaaagcgaagaaaataatacttaataatgaAGATTCGGACTTGAAAGAGACGTTTGATCGTGCGTTAAAGTTCAGTTATCaggaacattattatttagacGAGGAACAAACGGTGGGTGTAAGTAGGAGTTCGACAGACTATTTGAAGGGAGTGCGGAGTGCTAGGCTAGAGAGGTACGCGACTGAGACTAATAAGCTGCTAATAAGGCTGGATAAATTAGTGTGTAACATGCCCGCTGAGCCCGCTCAGAGGAAACTACATGAACAGGAA GTGGTGCCATGGTTAGACGGTTCGTCGGTGAAGCTGTGCCCCAACTGTGCCAAGACATTCAACCTGACTCGTCGGAAACATCACTGTAGACTGTGTGGCTCCATCCTGTGTCATGACTGCTCTATGTTCCTAGATATCAATGTTGCta GAACGATAGTAGACCCATCAGCTCCTCAAACATCAAGTCCACCAGAACACGAGATCACGGAGAAGAACGGTCTCCGTCTGTGCGAGCACTGCTTCAACCTGATAGAGTTGAGGAAGCAGGTGCAGGACACAAGGAATGCCAAGACTATACTGATGACAGCTTATGAACAGATGAGGAGTCTTATGGACCAGGCTAGGCCTGCTGTAGCTATGTATGAAAAG ATGTGTCAAAGTCTATTCGACGGCGAGACGACGTACAACCTGACGGATGTGAACGCGATGCGCGGTCGTATCGGCAAGCTGGCCGAGGGCATTGACCTGCTGAGCAAGCAGATCGCCACCTTCCCCACGGAGCCCGGCACCAGGCAGGCGAGGTTACAGAACGCTATTAGACAGGCAGCTGCACATTATATAAAg GAGGACCTCCTCTCCCTCCGCAAGCTGCCTACTGAAGCTCAAATCGAGGAAGTACGTCGCCAGCGGTACGAGCGAGCTGAAAAACAGATAGCTCTAGAACGTTCCCGCATGGCGCGTGAGGCTGAACGCCGGGACCAGCTCGCCGGGCCCAGCGTGACCAGGGTCGAGCACTCTAGAGTCGATGACGATGATAACCCGCTACTCGAACAGATGAATATTATAAGAGGGTATATTAAGGAAGCGAGGAAGGAGCTCAAGTTTGAAGAG gtGGCAATATTAGAGGCGAACCTGAAGGAACTGAAAAAGGAGTACCACCTACAGAAGCTGTCTCAGCCCTAG